The Quadrisphaera setariae nucleotide sequence GATCTCCGCCGTCAGCTCTCGGCGAGCGCGCTCGCGGGCGGTGAGGGTGGCGTTCACCCCTCCTTCCTACCAGGCGTAGGAGCAGCGCTCACAAAAGAGAGCACTGCTCTTGCTTTCGTCGAGATGAGGGAGCATGCTCGAGCCATGTCGAGAAGAGCAGTGCTCTCTGGTGCGTCCGGTGCTCGTGAGGGCGGGGCCGGAGCGTCGGCCCGGTACCTGGCGCCGGGGTGGTTCACCGCCCGGGTCTTCAACCCCGCAGTCGCCCTCCTGACCCGCCGGGGCCTGCCGCTGGCGGGCTCGCGGGTGCTGGCGGTGCGCGGGCGCAGCTCGGGGGAGTGGCGCACGACGCCCGTCAACCCCCTGGAGGTGGGCGGCGTGCGCCACCTCGTGGCGCCCCGCGGCACCACCCAGTGGGTGCGCAACCTGCGCGCCGCGGAGCAGGGGGAGCTGCGCGTCGGCCGCCGCAGTGAGGCCTTCCGCGCCGTGGAGCTGCCCGATGCCGACAAGGTCCCCGTCCTGCGCGAGTACCTGCGCCGGTGGGCGTGGGAGGTGGGTGCCTTCTTCGACGGCGTCGGTGCTGGGGCGAGCGACGAGGAGCTGCTGGCCGCCGCCCCGAAGCACCCCGTCTTCCGCATCGAGCCGCTCCGCTGACGTCCGTCGTCGTCCTCCGGCTCGACCCCCACCTCCGCGCCACCGCCCCCCACCATCAAGCGCCTGCGTGCCACGTTCGACAGCTCGACGCGTCGGGGCGCTGGGCCCCCTGGGTGCGCGAGTGGCGGCGGGTGGTCGAGGGGCGGCGCCGCCCGCGGGGGCGAGGTGCCCTGGGGTGCTGGTCCCCGGTGGGGCCGCTGAGTCCCCGCGTCCGGACGCTCCACCCGGGACGCGGCGTCCCCACTGGGACTGGGCGTCCCGGCGTCAGCGCCGGTGCCGGGGTCTTGGTGGGCAGGCCGTGAGCTGCCTCTCGTGCGCTGGTGTGGCGCGCAGGTGCGCGATCGTGCGGGAGGGGGACGATCATGCAGAAGACCCGCACCCGGGAGGCCGGGATGCGGGTCTTCTGCATGATCGCCGGCGCGTCGGCCGGCGAGGGCTGGGACTCAGGCCTGCTTGATGGCCGAGATGTCCAGCGTGATCTTGATCTTCTCGCTGACGAGCACGCCGCCGGTCTCGAGGGCGGCGTTCCAGGTCAGCCCGAAGTCCTTGCGGTTGATCTCGGCCTCGGCGGAGAAGCCGGCGCGGGAGTTGCCGAACGGGTCGGTGGCGACGCCCTCGGCGGTCACCTCGAGCTGCACGGGCTTGGTCACGCCGTGCAGGGTGAGCTCGCCGTCCACGACGAAGCCGTCACCGGAGACCTGCACCGCGGTGGAGCGGTAGGTCATGGTGGGGAACTGCTCGACGTCGAAGAAGTCGGCGCTCTTGAGGTGGCCGTCGCGGTCGGCG carries:
- a CDS encoding nitroreductase/quinone reductase family protein, with amino-acid sequence MSRRAVLSGASGAREGGAGASARYLAPGWFTARVFNPAVALLTRRGLPLAGSRVLAVRGRSSGEWRTTPVNPLEVGGVRHLVAPRGTTQWVRNLRAAEQGELRVGRRSEAFRAVELPDADKVPVLREYLRRWAWEVGAFFDGVGAGASDEELLAAAPKHPVFRIEPLR
- a CDS encoding YceI family protein, encoding MTTTLPAGLVAGTYTVDPSHSEVGFTARHAMVTKVRGRFSDVAGTVVLADDASLISVEATIQVASVDTRSADRDGHLKSADFFDVEQFPTMTYRSTAVQVSGDGFVVDGELTLHGVTKPVQLEVTAEGVATDPFGNSRAGFSAEAEINRKDFGLTWNAALETGGVLVSEKIKITLDISAIKQA